In the genome of Myxococcus stipitatus, one region contains:
- the sdhA gene encoding succinate dehydrogenase flavoprotein subunit, which yields MAAAARFTVVGGGLAGLMTTIKLAEAGHQVDVLSLVPVKRSHSVCAQGGINGAVNTKGEGDHPEIHVKDTLRGGDFLAEQISVKGMCYAAPGIIYLLDRMGVTFNRTPEGLLDFRRFGGTLHHRTAFAGATTGQQLLYALDEQVRRYEAEGKVTKYEYWEWLGTVKDDTGRCIGSVAVDLRTMEIRTFPAEAVCLATGGPGIVFGRSTNSIINTGTAAGRAYMEGAIYANGEFIQVHPTSIPGEDKLRLMSESVRGEGGRVWVPRKKGDPRAPRDIPESERWYFLEEKYPKYKNLVPRDVATREIFMVCRDLGMGIGGRDGVYLDVTHIPAKTLDAKIKGVMEIYEKFVGDDPRVTPMVIFPGMHYSMGGLYVTFEADPKTLTPLEGSPKNQSTNIPGLYAAGEADYAFHGGNRLGANSLLSCIYSGMIGGPAMASFAKSNAKSAASMPDKFFQDAKRYWEDRFGTIKKMAGPENPYGLAQELGDVMTENCTVVRYNDRLKKTVEKIRELKGRWKNVNVLDTGNSSNRSLSFTNQLWNMLELGEVIATSALLRDESRGAHYKPEFSLPEPKTKDPNDDAEWMALWQARHDKWAKTTIAKYADQGPQISYEDVPTPVLKPEPRWYA from the coding sequence ATGGCAGCAGCAGCGCGGTTCACAGTGGTGGGCGGCGGTCTCGCCGGGCTGATGACGACAATCAAGCTCGCGGAGGCGGGCCACCAGGTGGATGTGCTCTCGCTCGTCCCGGTGAAGCGTTCTCACTCGGTCTGCGCCCAGGGCGGCATCAACGGCGCGGTGAACACCAAGGGCGAGGGCGACCACCCGGAGATCCACGTCAAGGACACGCTGCGCGGCGGCGACTTCCTGGCTGAGCAGATCTCCGTGAAGGGCATGTGCTACGCGGCCCCCGGCATCATCTATCTGCTGGACCGCATGGGCGTGACGTTCAACCGCACGCCGGAAGGCCTGCTGGACTTCCGCCGCTTCGGCGGCACGCTTCACCACCGCACCGCCTTCGCGGGCGCGACCACCGGCCAGCAGCTGCTCTACGCGCTGGACGAGCAGGTCCGCCGCTACGAGGCGGAGGGCAAGGTCACCAAGTACGAGTACTGGGAGTGGCTGGGCACGGTGAAGGATGACACCGGCCGCTGCATCGGCAGCGTGGCCGTGGACCTGCGGACCATGGAGATCCGCACGTTCCCCGCGGAGGCGGTGTGTCTGGCCACGGGTGGCCCGGGCATCGTCTTCGGACGCTCCACCAACTCCATCATCAACACCGGAACCGCCGCGGGCCGCGCCTACATGGAAGGCGCCATCTACGCCAACGGCGAGTTCATCCAGGTGCATCCGACGTCCATCCCGGGCGAGGACAAGCTGCGCCTGATGAGCGAGTCGGTGCGTGGCGAGGGTGGCCGCGTCTGGGTGCCCCGCAAGAAGGGCGACCCCCGCGCGCCCCGGGACATCCCGGAGAGCGAGCGCTGGTACTTCCTCGAGGAGAAGTACCCCAAGTACAAGAACCTGGTGCCCCGCGACGTGGCCACGCGAGAGATCTTCATGGTCTGCCGCGACCTGGGCATGGGCATCGGCGGCCGCGACGGCGTCTACCTGGACGTCACGCACATCCCGGCCAAGACGCTGGACGCCAAGATCAAGGGCGTCATGGAGATCTACGAGAAGTTCGTGGGAGACGACCCGCGCGTCACGCCGATGGTCATCTTCCCGGGCATGCACTACTCCATGGGCGGCCTCTACGTGACGTTCGAGGCGGACCCGAAGACGCTCACCCCGCTGGAGGGCAGCCCGAAGAACCAGTCCACCAACATCCCGGGCCTGTACGCGGCCGGTGAGGCGGACTACGCGTTCCACGGCGGCAACCGCCTGGGCGCCAACTCGCTCTTGTCCTGCATCTACTCGGGCATGATCGGCGGCCCGGCCATGGCGTCCTTCGCGAAGAGCAACGCGAAGAGCGCCGCGTCCATGCCGGACAAGTTCTTCCAGGACGCGAAGCGCTACTGGGAGGACCGGTTCGGCACCATCAAGAAGATGGCGGGCCCGGAGAATCCGTACGGGCTGGCGCAGGAGCTGGGCGACGTGATGACGGAGAACTGCACCGTCGTCCGGTACAACGACCGGCTGAAGAAGACGGTGGAGAAGATCCGCGAGCTGAAGGGCCGCTGGAAGAACGTCAACGTGCTGGACACGGGCAACTCGTCCAACCGCTCGCTGTCGTTCACCAACCAGCTGTGGAACATGCTGGAGCTGGGCGAGGTCATCGCGACCAGCGCGCTCCTGCGCGACGAGAGCCGCGGCGCCCACTACAAGCCGGAGTTCTCGCTGCCCGAGCCGAAGACGAAGGACCCCAACGACGACGCCGAGTGGATGGCGCTGTGGCAGGCTCGCCACGACAAGTGGGCGAAGACCACCATCGCGAAGTACGCGGACCAGGGGCCTCAGATTTCGTACGAGGACGTCCCGACGCCGGTGCTGAAGCCGGAGCCGCGCTGGTACGCGTGA